Proteins found in one Paenibacillus dendritiformis genomic segment:
- a CDS encoding copper amine oxidase N-terminal domain-containing protein, with the protein MRGRHWVCAGLAALLLVLAGCQPIGGLDVPKLLLKQMEVTSYEGKQTVSIDIEAAKNEVPAEDAAALQMIDGAELTVDTKVQDDQRMSMEGVFKAAGRQLPFRLGLKDRAVTAWIDGAAAPIIISEAADPSWGVSPLTTEDTRAIGRLALELFGKYAPNPSNISVKPVTEPVLGENLALKQVHLEFGGDELLPWAKELLRAAMKDKEGLKQWFVSAGRLLYPAATGALDDMPLDQDVLPDVLNDGEAAGLSLYESFMEYAPELLAGLEQLEKDLPAYAPDAEALLGPATKLVMDLYADGELNIRKSKLQLTIALPSSAGAPFSSITIRQTSEMGRLNEDVKADEMDMTNAVALDDPEMTPGKWLRHFEAGSLARQWLKQSGATARTASLLMPVPGADTTYDPYDMLQPYIKNGTLMVPLRHVAEQFDATLTWDSKTKLSLVDDITGAVTQLELNSKKATVGGLEIDLPEAPELRDGQLYVPVRSVAFMLGLWLQKVEFYDSTWIELIRK; encoded by the coding sequence GTGAGAGGGAGGCATTGGGTATGCGCGGGTCTGGCGGCTCTCCTGCTTGTATTGGCAGGCTGTCAGCCGATCGGCGGACTGGATGTGCCGAAGCTGCTGCTGAAGCAGATGGAGGTCACGTCTTACGAAGGGAAGCAGACGGTCTCGATTGATATCGAAGCGGCGAAGAACGAGGTGCCGGCGGAAGATGCGGCGGCGCTGCAAATGATCGACGGGGCTGAATTGACGGTCGATACGAAGGTGCAAGATGACCAGCGCATGTCGATGGAAGGCGTGTTCAAGGCGGCGGGCCGCCAGCTTCCGTTCCGGCTAGGCTTGAAGGATCGGGCGGTCACCGCCTGGATCGACGGTGCGGCGGCTCCGATCATCATTTCCGAAGCTGCGGATCCGTCCTGGGGCGTGTCCCCATTGACGACAGAGGATACGCGGGCCATCGGCCGCCTCGCGCTGGAGCTGTTCGGCAAGTATGCGCCCAATCCGAGCAATATTTCCGTGAAGCCCGTCACGGAACCGGTGCTGGGGGAGAACCTGGCGCTGAAGCAGGTGCATCTGGAATTCGGGGGCGATGAGCTTCTGCCGTGGGCGAAGGAGCTGCTTCGAGCCGCGATGAAGGACAAGGAAGGGCTGAAGCAGTGGTTCGTATCGGCCGGCCGCCTGCTCTATCCGGCTGCCACCGGGGCGCTGGACGATATGCCGCTGGATCAGGACGTGCTGCCTGATGTGTTGAACGATGGCGAAGCAGCGGGATTGTCCTTATACGAATCGTTCATGGAGTACGCGCCGGAACTGCTGGCCGGCCTGGAGCAGTTGGAAAAAGATTTGCCGGCATACGCTCCGGATGCGGAAGCGCTGCTCGGTCCGGCGACGAAGCTGGTCATGGATCTGTATGCGGACGGGGAGTTGAACATCCGCAAATCCAAGCTTCAGCTTACGATCGCGCTCCCATCCTCCGCGGGTGCGCCGTTCTCCTCCATCACGATTCGTCAGACTTCGGAGATGGGCCGCTTGAACGAGGACGTCAAGGCGGACGAGATGGATATGACGAATGCGGTCGCGCTGGACGATCCGGAGATGACGCCAGGCAAGTGGCTGCGGCATTTCGAAGCAGGATCGCTGGCGCGCCAATGGCTGAAGCAGTCGGGAGCGACCGCGCGAACGGCAAGCCTGCTGATGCCTGTGCCGGGGGCGGATACTACATACGATCCGTATGACATGCTGCAGCCGTATATCAAGAACGGAACGTTAATGGTTCCGCTGCGCCATGTGGCGGAGCAGTTCGATGCGACGCTGACCTGGGACAGCAAGACGAAGCTCTCGCTCGTCGACGATATTACGGGCGCCGTGACGCAGCTCGAACTGAACAGCAAGAAGGCGACCGTGGGCGGCCTGGAGATCGACCTGCCGGAAGCGCCGGAGCTGCGGGACGGCCAGCTCTATGTCCCTGTTCGTTCGGTGGCCTTTATGCTGGGGCTGTGGCTGCAGAAGGTTGAGTTCTACGATTCAACATGGATTGAATTAATTCGCAAATGA
- a CDS encoding IclR family transcriptional regulator → MEHYLTSVQKCCTLLKLFLRGGKEWGVTDLSRELKWSKGAVHKMLSTLESEGFIKQNPRTKLYSLGYTLLELGNKVKNDDDVVGFARPYLQQLADATKESVCLCIRDHMDAIYVDKLDSPLPIRFIIDAYRRFPLYATSASRVILAYGPETLQEAVLNEPMTAFTSHSITEPEQLRLRLEQIRSRGYEISSNMRNIGVTGIAAPIFQSDGSVLASISLIGPSERMEQHAERWLALVLQTTQDMSRLNGYL, encoded by the coding sequence ATGGAGCATTATCTGACCTCCGTACAGAAATGCTGTACGCTGCTGAAATTATTTCTTCGTGGCGGCAAAGAGTGGGGAGTGACGGATCTGAGCCGGGAATTGAAATGGTCCAAAGGCGCCGTTCACAAGATGCTGTCCACGCTGGAGAGCGAAGGCTTCATCAAGCAAAACCCGCGAACCAAGCTGTATTCGCTTGGCTACACCTTGCTGGAACTGGGCAACAAGGTGAAGAACGACGATGATGTGGTCGGCTTCGCGCGGCCGTATTTGCAGCAACTGGCCGACGCCACGAAGGAATCAGTCTGCCTGTGCATTCGGGATCATATGGATGCGATCTATGTGGACAAGCTCGATTCCCCCCTTCCGATTCGCTTCATTATTGACGCGTACCGGCGGTTCCCGCTCTATGCGACCAGCGCTTCCCGCGTCATCCTTGCCTATGGCCCCGAGACGCTTCAGGAGGCGGTGCTGAACGAGCCGATGACGGCGTTCACCAGCCACTCCATCACTGAACCGGAGCAGCTTCGCCTGCGTCTGGAACAAATCCGGAGCCGGGGCTATGAGATCAGCTCCAATATGCGCAATATCGGCGTCACCGGCATTGCGGCGCCCATCTTCCAGAGCGACGGCAGCGTCCTCGCCTCCATCAGTCTGATCGGGCCAAGCGAGCGGATGGAGCAGCATGCGGAGCGCTGGCTCGCCCTGGTGCTCCAGACGACGCAGGACATGTCGCGCCTGAACGGATATCTGTGA
- a CDS encoding extracellular solute-binding protein, which yields MKRRQWVSLLLLCALAASLLAACGTSQSAAGNGSGSNSSGLEVELVVAGNGATVEALMKDEIFKKFNAKYPDVKLSYVSGVSTDIVAKVTAQQGAPQIDLVVIEGGEQEAGRVKGLWEPLDPSAVPNMSKVDGALAVAENSGVTVNYTPMGISYNAKLAQERGLPVPESWNDLARPEMKGNLTLTEMSSNFGRSATIMLAYANGGSEREMAPGFEKLKQIAGYMPTFAKTAAQLQQNLQNNTSVYTAWTMARSIVQKDQGVELEFVIPKEGANIVPNVASLVKGAKHPKAAAAFIDFLLTDEVQTLYATKLYYNTAVDVQLPEETAKLLDFDKSLIVPFDYGTISDNTKQWLDTFNKEVAPLVGK from the coding sequence ATGAAAAGACGACAATGGGTGTCGCTGCTTCTGCTGTGTGCGTTAGCGGCGTCGCTGCTGGCCGCTTGCGGGACGTCCCAATCCGCAGCCGGAAATGGAAGCGGTTCCAATTCATCGGGGCTGGAAGTTGAACTGGTCGTAGCGGGCAATGGCGCCACCGTAGAGGCGTTGATGAAGGATGAGATTTTCAAAAAGTTCAATGCCAAGTATCCCGACGTGAAGCTCTCCTATGTGTCCGGGGTATCGACGGATATTGTCGCCAAGGTGACCGCACAGCAAGGAGCGCCGCAGATCGATCTCGTCGTCATCGAGGGCGGCGAGCAGGAGGCGGGCCGGGTCAAAGGTCTGTGGGAGCCGCTCGATCCCTCCGCCGTGCCGAACATGTCCAAGGTGGACGGGGCGTTGGCCGTGGCAGAGAACAGCGGCGTGACGGTGAATTATACGCCGATGGGCATCTCGTACAATGCGAAGCTGGCGCAGGAGAGAGGGCTTCCCGTGCCGGAATCGTGGAATGATCTGGCCCGTCCCGAGATGAAGGGCAATCTTACGTTGACGGAGATGTCCAGCAACTTCGGCCGTTCGGCGACGATTATGCTAGCCTACGCGAACGGCGGCTCGGAGCGGGAGATGGCACCGGGGTTCGAGAAGCTGAAGCAGATTGCCGGATATATGCCGACCTTCGCCAAGACGGCGGCGCAGCTGCAGCAGAATCTGCAGAACAATACGTCCGTCTATACGGCATGGACGATGGCCCGCAGCATCGTGCAGAAGGATCAGGGCGTGGAATTGGAATTCGTCATTCCGAAGGAAGGGGCCAACATCGTCCCGAACGTCGCTTCGCTGGTGAAGGGCGCGAAGCATCCGAAGGCCGCCGCGGCATTCATTGATTTCTTGTTGACGGATGAGGTGCAGACGCTGTATGCGACGAAGCTGTATTACAACACGGCAGTCGATGTGCAGCTTCCGGAAGAGACGGCGAAGCTGCTGGACTTCGACAAGAGCCTCATCGTCCCGTTCGATTACGGTACGATTAGCGACAACACGAAGCAATGGCTCGACACGTTCAACAAAGAGGTCGCGCCTCTGGTAGGCAAATAG
- a CDS encoding ABC transporter ATP-binding protein: MTITYDVELQNIHKRFGGTVVVDRFDLAVERGECVTFLGPSGCGKTTTLNMIAGFLEPDGGELRIKGRSMRGIPANRRDLGMVFQTYSLFPHMTVGENVAYGLKLRKTPKGETAARVRKVLDLVKLPHVADRYPKQLSGGQRQRIAIARALVTEPSLLLLDEPLSNLDAKLREELREELKRLQQDIGVTTIFVTHDQEEAMYLSDRIVVLNHGAVEQIGTPDQIYEAPATAFVHEFIGKSNRFAAEVISAGEQGGELRIAGGLRFRAGRQRYPFREGEPVHVYVRPEHIRVEFGQETGGPASEEPNTAAGTISLLSYLGAYGEMVVHTAGGAITVRTHSPRRGMAAAQGQAVKLRWDEADVLVFPRGEA; this comes from the coding sequence ATGACGATCACATACGATGTAGAATTGCAGAACATCCACAAGCGGTTCGGTGGAACGGTCGTCGTTGACCGGTTCGATCTGGCGGTGGAGCGGGGAGAATGCGTCACCTTCCTCGGCCCGTCGGGCTGCGGGAAGACGACGACCTTGAACATGATTGCCGGCTTCCTCGAGCCGGACGGCGGGGAGCTGCGCATCAAGGGCCGCTCGATGCGGGGGATTCCGGCGAACAGGCGCGATCTGGGCATGGTGTTCCAGACCTATTCGCTTTTTCCGCATATGACGGTTGGCGAGAATGTCGCTTACGGCCTGAAATTGAGAAAGACGCCGAAGGGAGAGACAGCGGCGCGCGTCCGGAAGGTGCTTGATCTCGTCAAGCTGCCGCATGTGGCGGACCGCTATCCGAAGCAGCTGTCCGGGGGACAGCGCCAGCGCATCGCGATTGCCCGGGCGCTGGTCACCGAGCCGTCCCTGCTGCTGCTCGACGAGCCTCTCAGCAACCTGGACGCCAAGCTTAGGGAGGAGCTGCGGGAGGAATTGAAACGGCTCCAGCAGGACATCGGTGTCACGACCATCTTCGTCACCCATGATCAGGAAGAGGCGATGTACTTGTCCGATCGGATTGTCGTGCTGAACCATGGCGCGGTGGAACAGATCGGCACGCCTGATCAAATATACGAGGCGCCGGCCACCGCCTTCGTGCATGAATTCATAGGAAAGTCGAACCGGTTCGCGGCCGAGGTCATCTCCGCCGGCGAGCAAGGCGGCGAGCTGAGGATTGCGGGCGGCCTGCGGTTCCGGGCCGGACGGCAGCGTTACCCGTTCCGGGAGGGAGAGCCTGTGCACGTTTATGTGCGGCCGGAGCATATCCGGGTCGAATTCGGGCAAGAGACGGGCGGGCCGGCGAGCGAGGAGCCGAATACGGCAGCGGGGACGATAAGCTTGCTGTCCTATCTGGGCGCCTATGGCGAGATGGTTGTCCATACGGCGGGCGGCGCCATCACGGTGCGGACGCACTCGCCGCGCCGGGGCATGGCCGCGGCCCAGGGACAGGCCGTCAAGCTGAGGTGGGACGAGGCGGATGTGCTCGTCTTCCCGCGAGGGGAGGCGTGA
- a CDS encoding ABC transporter permease — MKQDRRKSWMALLLLAPSLIVILGVFLLPMLYMFLISVREDGGAGDWTLAPYRLFFEDVYYAEVLWRTVRLSAYTVLACLILGYPVAMYMARATPKMRGLITFLIISPHLISVVIRNFGWVVILGDNGFINNSLLALGLIDSPLRLLYNELGVVIGLTDALIVYMVLAIATSLYAVDASLYKAAGILGASRLRMFFSVTLPLSMPGIFAGTTLVFSLAMSAFVTPALMGGTSVKVMPVIAYEQMMAAYDWSLGAALAFLLLGSTLALVAVFTKLVETKRYKEVFSS; from the coding sequence ATGAAGCAGGACCGACGGAAGTCATGGATGGCGCTGCTGCTTCTCGCGCCGAGTCTTATCGTCATCCTCGGCGTATTTCTCCTGCCGATGCTGTATATGTTCCTTATCAGCGTTCGGGAGGACGGGGGGGCGGGAGACTGGACGCTCGCGCCGTACCGGCTGTTTTTCGAGGATGTGTACTATGCGGAGGTACTGTGGCGGACGGTCAGGCTGAGCGCGTATACCGTCCTGGCTTGCCTTATCCTCGGCTACCCGGTCGCCATGTATATGGCCCGGGCCACGCCGAAGATGAGGGGGCTGATTACCTTTCTGATCATTTCGCCGCATCTGATTAGCGTCGTGATTCGCAATTTCGGCTGGGTCGTCATTCTGGGCGACAATGGCTTCATCAACAACAGCCTGCTCGCGCTGGGCCTGATCGACAGCCCGCTACGCCTGCTGTACAACGAGCTCGGCGTCGTTATCGGCTTGACGGACGCTCTGATCGTCTATATGGTGCTGGCCATCGCCACCAGCCTTTATGCCGTAGACGCCTCTCTGTATAAAGCGGCCGGCATTCTCGGCGCGTCGCGGCTGCGCATGTTCTTCAGCGTTACTTTGCCGCTCAGCATGCCGGGCATATTCGCCGGAACGACGCTGGTGTTCAGCCTGGCGATGAGCGCATTCGTCACGCCGGCCCTGATGGGCGGCACGTCGGTGAAGGTGATGCCTGTCATCGCCTACGAGCAGATGATGGCGGCATATGATTGGTCGCTTGGCGCGGCGCTGGCCTTCCTGCTGCTCGGATCGACGCTTGCACTGGTGGCGGTATTTACGAAATTGGTTGAGACGAAGCGTTATAAGGAGGTGTTCTCGTCATGA
- a CDS encoding ABC transporter permease — MTNRTGRFRISPLGIIAFLVVFLVVSPLLIIVPTSFTATGVLRFPPEGFSLQWYAKILDRPEFIESFWVSLKLAAVTAVLATLIGTLAAFALHKYKPPGSGALNALLLSPLTVPSLIIGISALLFFTRIGLAGTFAGLLLSHILISVPYVVRLVLTGLSSFDYTLERAAAILGAHPVRTFWDITLPVIRPAIFSGMVFAFLTSFDNVTVSLFLISPSTTTLPMAIFNYMQESLTPLVASISSIMILLSLVFIFLLERVYGLDRLFGSHSHSH, encoded by the coding sequence ATGACGAACCGAACGGGGCGGTTCCGCATTTCCCCGCTGGGCATTATCGCGTTTCTCGTCGTCTTCTTGGTGGTCTCGCCGCTCCTTATTATTGTGCCGACCTCCTTCACGGCGACAGGGGTGCTTCGCTTTCCGCCGGAGGGCTTCTCCTTGCAATGGTATGCGAAGATCCTGGACCGGCCGGAGTTCATCGAATCGTTCTGGGTCAGCTTGAAGCTGGCCGCGGTGACAGCCGTCCTGGCGACGCTCATCGGCACGCTGGCCGCCTTCGCGCTGCACAAGTACAAGCCGCCCGGGAGCGGGGCGCTGAACGCGCTGCTCCTGTCGCCGCTTACCGTGCCGTCGCTTATTATCGGCATCTCGGCACTGCTGTTCTTCACTCGCATCGGGCTGGCGGGAACGTTCGCCGGGCTACTGCTGTCCCACATCCTGATCTCGGTGCCTTATGTCGTCCGGCTTGTGCTGACGGGGCTCAGCTCCTTCGATTATACGCTGGAGAGGGCGGCGGCCATATTGGGGGCGCATCCGGTGCGCACGTTTTGGGATATTACGCTGCCGGTCATCCGGCCGGCGATTTTTTCCGGGATGGTGTTCGCGTTCCTGACGTCCTTCGATAATGTGACGGTATCCTTGTTCTTAATCTCGCCTTCGACGACGACGCTGCCGATGGCGATCTTCAATTATATGCAGGAGTCGTTGACGCCGCTGGTCGCTTCGATTTCTTCGATCATGATTTTGCTGAGTCTGGTCTTTATTTTCCTTTTGGAACGGGTATACGGCCTGGATCGGTTGTTCGGCTCCCATTCCCATTCTCATTAA
- a CDS encoding M20 family metallopeptidase, with translation MNFLSRLERRLPEMMALLEQSVNMDSPSADKALTDRVIDWYEERFREQLQAKVERVPNDLYGDRLAVRMGAGPRQILLVAHADTVWPPGEARRRPFRVDGKRAYGPGVYDMKASLIQALYAMKLLQAEGRLCDSLSIVLLINSDEEIGSPTSRAWIEAYARESEAALVLEPPLEPHGALKTARKGSGRFLLSVQGQAAHAGVNPEAGISAVEELARQIIRLHSWSDADSGIQINVGKIAGGIGANVIADYAEAEIDVRVDTMDDFRRFPGRLNGLVPSLPGTRLRIDGGMNRPPMERTESSARLYEIARSAAREELSLEPEEASTGGVSDGNFIAACGTPTLDGLGVGGGGAHSPSEFIWVPELARRTALLAGILDRI, from the coding sequence ATGAACTTCTTATCGCGGTTGGAACGGCGGCTTCCCGAGATGATGGCGCTGCTCGAGCAAAGCGTGAACATGGATTCCCCGTCCGCGGACAAGGCGTTGACGGATCGGGTGATAGACTGGTACGAAGAGCGGTTCCGCGAGCAATTGCAGGCTAAAGTGGAGCGGGTGCCGAACGATTTATACGGTGATCGGCTGGCCGTCCGCATGGGCGCCGGCCCGCGCCAAATCTTGCTCGTCGCCCATGCCGATACGGTATGGCCCCCCGGGGAAGCGCGCCGACGCCCGTTCCGCGTGGACGGCAAGCGGGCCTACGGGCCTGGGGTGTATGATATGAAGGCCAGCTTGATCCAGGCCTTATATGCGATGAAGCTGCTGCAGGCGGAGGGGCGTCTGTGCGACTCACTGTCGATCGTGCTGCTCATCAACAGCGACGAAGAGATCGGCAGCCCGACGTCGCGGGCATGGATCGAGGCTTATGCGAGGGAGAGCGAAGCGGCTCTCGTGCTTGAGCCCCCGCTGGAGCCGCACGGAGCGTTGAAGACCGCCCGCAAAGGCAGCGGCCGCTTCCTGCTGTCGGTACAAGGGCAGGCCGCCCATGCGGGCGTCAATCCCGAGGCGGGCATCTCGGCGGTGGAGGAGCTGGCCCGGCAGATTATCCGGCTGCACTCGTGGTCCGATGCGGACAGCGGCATCCAGATCAATGTGGGCAAGATCGCCGGGGGCATCGGCGCCAACGTGATTGCGGATTATGCCGAGGCCGAGATCGATGTGCGTGTGGACACGATGGACGACTTCCGGCGCTTCCCCGGGAGGCTGAATGGGCTTGTTCCCAGTCTGCCCGGCACTCGCCTGCGTATCGACGGCGGTATGAACCGGCCGCCTATGGAGCGGACCGAGTCCAGCGCCCGGCTGTATGAGATCGCCCGATCGGCAGCCCGGGAGGAACTGAGCCTGGAGCCGGAGGAGGCCAGCACAGGCGGCGTCAGCGACGGCAACTTCATTGCCGCCTGCGGGACGCCAACTCTCGACGGGCTTGGCGTCGGCGGAGGCGGCGCGCATTCGCCGTCCGAGTTCATTTGGGTGCCTGAGCTTGCGCGCCGCACGGCTTTATTGGCGGGCATTTTGGACCGGATTTAG
- a CDS encoding LacI family DNA-binding transcriptional regulator, producing MPTIKDVAEKAGVTVTTVSRVLNNRGYISQETRDKVYRVMDELQYRPNEIARSLSRKRSMMLGLIIPTIAHPFFAEMANYIENYAFALGYKILLCNSRLDRVKEKEYINMLKSHRVDGMIMGSHTLDVQEYVKLRQPVITFDRQITDIPYISSDNYQGGVLAAQLLIDRGCRRIAHISGNLSLDVLGNRRLEGFLDTLRKHALEPIVIELGTDVFESSGYDRMIRSLFEKEPEVDGLFASSDIIALHVMKVCSSLGIKVPDRMKLIGYDDISLASLVEPELTTIRQPLEAMSRLAVDLIDKLIRGEKVPLENIVPVTLVERKTC from the coding sequence ATGCCGACGATTAAAGATGTGGCGGAGAAGGCGGGCGTGACCGTCACGACGGTGTCCCGCGTGTTGAATAACCGCGGTTATATTAGCCAAGAGACGAGAGACAAGGTATATCGCGTGATGGACGAATTGCAATACCGGCCGAATGAGATCGCCCGATCGCTGTCAAGGAAGCGATCGATGATGCTGGGCCTCATTATTCCGACGATTGCGCACCCTTTTTTCGCCGAGATGGCGAATTATATCGAGAATTACGCCTTTGCGCTGGGCTATAAGATTTTGCTGTGCAATTCCCGCCTCGATCGGGTGAAGGAGAAGGAATATATCAATATGCTGAAAAGCCATCGGGTGGACGGCATGATTATGGGCAGCCATACGCTCGACGTGCAGGAGTACGTGAAGCTGCGGCAGCCGGTAATCACCTTCGACCGCCAGATCACGGATATTCCGTACATATCGTCCGACAACTATCAGGGCGGCGTATTGGCCGCGCAATTGCTGATCGACAGAGGCTGCCGGCGAATCGCTCATATTTCGGGCAATTTGAGCTTGGATGTGCTGGGCAACCGGCGCTTGGAAGGATTTCTTGACACGCTGCGGAAGCATGCGCTTGAACCGATCGTCATTGAGCTTGGCACCGATGTGTTCGAGAGCTCGGGCTACGACCGCATGATTCGGAGCTTGTTCGAGAAGGAGCCGGAAGTGGACGGGCTGTTCGCCAGCAGCGATATCATTGCCCTTCATGTGATGAAGGTGTGCTCCTCGCTTGGGATCAAGGTGCCGGACCGGATGAAGCTTATCGGCTACGACGATATTTCGCTTGCTTCGCTGGTGGAACCGGAATTGACGACCATCCGGCAGCCGTTGGAGGCCATGAGCAGATTGGCGGTCGATCTGATCGACAAGCTGATTCGGGGAGAGAAGGTGCCGCTGGAAAATATTGTTCCGGTAACGCTGGTAGAGCGAAAGACTTGCTGA
- a CDS encoding ABC transporter substrate-binding protein produces MKKSRFMVLVLAVLICATVAAACGKDGGESGKSGGDGQEVTITFLNSKAEIQQEMNAAAAQFREANPGIMVEVISTTEAQSPVERASALYAAGTPATLAMLDAGDIAKFKDKAADLSAEKWVGDLAQPNELDGRTIAFPFAVEGYGLIYNKAAVEKALGGAFDPGSVNTTEALEKLFQQIEASGTAPIAIGSMDWSLGNHFLALAYAAQPDGDVNDFLDELKAGKAALADNAVFNGLMDTFDVMKKYNKGKDDPMAVAYEQSASAVAKGEAAMTFNGNWLIGELQKSNPDGEFGFLPVPVSNDAGDKPNSAIALGATKQIFVDKEKSTEEQQAAAKKFLEWLVYEEAGQDFLVNKAHVVPAFKNIALEPANSLGQAVKAYNNAGQSIPFAGNFVPGDHWKVLGASMQKYLAGKADRAALAAEIEDYWTSSK; encoded by the coding sequence ATGAAGAAGTCACGGTTCATGGTTTTGGTGCTGGCAGTGCTGATATGCGCCACGGTGGCCGCTGCTTGCGGCAAGGACGGCGGCGAAAGCGGGAAGTCCGGCGGGGACGGCCAGGAGGTCACGATCACCTTCTTGAATTCGAAGGCGGAGATTCAGCAGGAGATGAATGCCGCCGCCGCCCAATTCAGGGAGGCCAATCCGGGCATTATGGTCGAAGTCATCTCGACGACGGAAGCCCAGTCTCCGGTGGAGCGGGCATCTGCCCTGTACGCGGCAGGCACGCCTGCGACGCTGGCGATGCTTGACGCGGGCGATATTGCCAAGTTCAAGGACAAGGCGGCCGACCTGTCCGCCGAGAAATGGGTCGGCGATCTGGCGCAGCCGAATGAACTGGACGGCCGGACGATCGCTTTTCCGTTCGCCGTGGAAGGGTATGGACTCATCTACAATAAGGCCGCCGTCGAGAAGGCGTTGGGCGGAGCCTTCGATCCGGGTTCGGTTAACACTACCGAAGCGCTGGAGAAGCTGTTCCAGCAGATCGAAGCGTCCGGGACGGCGCCGATTGCGATCGGCAGCATGGACTGGTCGCTGGGCAATCATTTCCTCGCTCTCGCGTATGCGGCGCAGCCGGACGGCGATGTCAACGACTTTCTGGACGAATTGAAGGCCGGCAAGGCGGCGCTCGCGGACAATGCCGTGTTCAACGGCTTGATGGACACCTTCGACGTGATGAAGAAATACAACAAAGGCAAAGACGATCCGATGGCCGTCGCCTATGAACAAAGCGCCTCGGCGGTCGCCAAGGGAGAGGCGGCGATGACCTTCAACGGCAACTGGCTTATCGGCGAGCTGCAGAAGTCCAATCCGGACGGCGAATTCGGCTTCCTCCCGGTGCCGGTCAGCAATGATGCCGGCGACAAGCCCAATTCGGCGATTGCGCTCGGCGCGACGAAGCAGATTTTCGTCGATAAGGAAAAGAGCACGGAGGAGCAGCAGGCGGCCGCGAAGAAATTCCTCGAGTGGCTTGTCTACGAGGAAGCGGGACAAGATTTTCTGGTGAACAAGGCCCACGTCGTGCCCGCATTCAAAAATATCGCGCTGGAGCCTGCCAACTCCCTGGGCCAAGCCGTCAAAGCTTACAACAATGCCGGCCAATCGATTCCGTTCGCCGGGAACTTCGTGCCAGGCGATCATTGGAAGGTGCTCGGCGCTTCGATGCAAAAGTATCTCGCGGGCAAAGCGGACCGGGCGGCGCTGGCGGCCGAGATCGAAGACTACTGGACAAGCAGCAAGTGA
- a CDS encoding carbohydrate ABC transporter permease produces MLSEWSFMKRLGHRLFFTGPALFCFFAVIIIPFMYGIYMTFFQWDGIASEMPFVGLANYAEVLQDAKFWDSVWLTIKYVGATVLLINAVAFFLAYAVTSGYRGQNFFRTAFFTPNLIGGLVLGFLWQFIFNHFLVNFGKKYDLLLFAKTWLGDEQRAFWALVIVTVWQYAGYMMVIFIAGLVSVPKDVLEAATIDGSGGWTRLTRVVLPLMVPSFIVTIFLSLQRGFMVYDVNYALTQGGPFGSTVLVSMHVYDKAFQRYDYGVGQAEAFVLFFFVAAVTILQVYIGKKMEVEA; encoded by the coding sequence ATGCTTTCTGAATGGAGCTTCATGAAGAGACTGGGACACCGGCTCTTCTTTACAGGACCGGCGTTATTTTGTTTTTTTGCCGTCATTATCATCCCTTTTATGTATGGAATCTATATGACGTTCTTTCAATGGGACGGCATTGCTTCCGAGATGCCGTTCGTCGGCTTGGCCAACTATGCCGAAGTGCTGCAGGATGCGAAGTTCTGGGACTCGGTCTGGCTGACGATCAAATATGTCGGCGCGACGGTTCTGCTCATTAATGCGGTTGCGTTCTTTCTCGCCTACGCGGTTACCTCCGGGTACCGGGGACAGAACTTTTTCCGGACCGCCTTCTTTACGCCGAATCTGATCGGCGGTCTGGTGCTCGGCTTTTTGTGGCAGTTTATTTTCAACCATTTTTTAGTGAACTTCGGGAAAAAATACGATCTGCTTCTGTTCGCCAAAACATGGCTGGGCGACGAGCAGCGGGCGTTCTGGGCGCTCGTCATCGTAACGGTATGGCAGTATGCCGGTTATATGATGGTCATCTTCATTGCCGGTCTGGTCAGCGTGCCGAAGGATGTGCTTGAGGCGGCCACGATCGACGGCTCAGGGGGCTGGACCCGGCTGACGCGCGTCGTGCTTCCGTTAATGGTGCCCTCCTTTATCGTGACGATATTCCTGTCGCTTCAGCGCGGGTTCATGGTCTATGACGTCAACTATGCGCTGACTCAGGGCGGGCCGTTCGGCAGCACGGTGCTCGTCTCGATGCATGTGTACGACAAGGCGTTCCAGCGTTACGATTACGGGGTCGGCCAGGCGGAGGCGTTCGTGCTGTTCTTTTTCGTCGCGGCGGTAACCATCCTTCAAGTCTACATCGGGAAGAAAATGGAGGTGGAAGCCTGA